In Salvelinus sp. IW2-2015 unplaced genomic scaffold, ASM291031v2 Un_scaffold3659, whole genome shotgun sequence, one genomic interval encodes:
- the LOC112076278 gene encoding LOW QUALITY PROTEIN: FUN14 domain-containing protein 1-like (The sequence of the model RefSeq protein was modified relative to this genomic sequence to represent the inferred CDS: inserted 2 bases in 2 codons), producing MADRKEDDILSEKDEPESEDETYEVVDLTEYARRHQWWSMVFGNNNSGPLAEKYSVTTQIVMGGVTGWCAGYLFQRVGXIAATAIGGGFLLLQIANHSGYVQGDWKKVRRHVNKAKKHLKKRTKQAXPEINSFFEEATEFVKKNIVLSSGFVGGFLLGFGLLRASGPIHD from the exons ATGGCGGATCGCAAAGAAG ATGACATCTTATCAGAAAAGGATGAGCCGGAGAGTGAGGATGAGACCTATGAGGTGGTGGACCTGACAGAGTACGCCCGGAGGCACCAATGGTGGAGCATGGTGTTTGGGAATAACAACTCTGGTCCCCTCGCAGAGAAATACTCTGTGACCACGCAGATCGTGATGGGAGGGGTCACTGGCTG GTGTGCAGGATACTTGTTCCAGAGAGTAG AGATAGCTGCTACTGCCATAGGTGGAGGGTTCCTGTTGTTACAG ATAGCGAATCACAGTGGCTACGTGCAGGGGGACTGGAAGAAAGTGAGAAGGCACGTGAACAAAGCAAAGAAACACCTGAAGAAGAGAACCAAGCAAG GCCCTGAAATTAACTCCTTCTTCGAGGAG GCCACAGAGTTTGTCAAGAAGAACATTGTCCTGTCCAGCGGGTTTGTGGGTGGATTCCTCCTGGGCTTTGGCCTCCTAAGGGCGTCGGGGCCAATTCACGACTGA